A window of the Gemmatirosa kalamazoonensis genome harbors these coding sequences:
- a CDS encoding trypsin-like serine protease — protein MRTRLSRRLSFVLGVLAVAPGAARAQTPTTATADLMPERTIVVGRATGTTGGAVSADIFGPTSYAANYGAVREGVDLSGVALLQMFSPTNTFLGSCTGSLLWGRHDILTAAHCVSPTILGAPLGHVQVLFIGPGNTFQSINTSQAVIASGYDPTFVNNDHDLAMLRLPTAAPSFAAGYSLFYGDPLFQRTLFAGFGLCGNGLTGDSFSCGGNRLAGVNQFDAYSYRCLDANGKETCIGLTTAPTPVLVTDFDNGTAGKNTLCLILGACDPGLDREVTTGRGDSGSGNFIDGQLAAVTSWGAGSSKFGAIGGYVSLVDTQNRAFITSNAVPEPSTYVLLGTGLVALGVVARRRRRA, from the coding sequence ATGCGCACACGCCTGTCCCGCCGTCTCTCGTTCGTTCTCGGGGTGCTCGCCGTCGCGCCGGGAGCCGCTCGGGCGCAGACCCCGACCACCGCGACCGCCGACCTGATGCCGGAGCGGACGATCGTCGTCGGCCGGGCGACCGGCACGACCGGGGGGGCGGTGTCCGCCGACATCTTCGGGCCGACGAGCTACGCCGCCAACTACGGCGCCGTACGCGAGGGGGTCGACCTGAGCGGTGTCGCGCTGCTGCAGATGTTCAGCCCCACGAACACGTTCCTCGGCAGCTGCACCGGCTCCCTGCTCTGGGGGCGTCACGACATCCTCACCGCGGCCCACTGCGTCTCGCCGACGATCCTCGGCGCGCCGCTCGGCCACGTGCAGGTGCTCTTCATCGGGCCGGGCAACACGTTCCAGTCGATCAACACGTCGCAGGCGGTCATCGCGTCGGGGTACGATCCGACGTTCGTGAACAACGACCACGACCTCGCGATGCTCCGGCTGCCCACCGCGGCGCCGTCGTTCGCCGCGGGGTACTCGCTGTTCTACGGCGATCCGCTGTTCCAGCGCACCCTGTTCGCCGGCTTCGGCCTCTGCGGCAACGGCCTGACGGGCGACTCGTTCAGCTGCGGCGGCAACCGCCTCGCCGGGGTGAACCAGTTCGACGCGTACAGCTATCGCTGCCTCGACGCGAACGGCAAGGAGACGTGCATCGGCCTCACCACGGCGCCGACGCCGGTGCTCGTCACCGACTTCGACAACGGCACGGCCGGCAAGAACACGCTGTGCCTCATCCTCGGCGCCTGCGATCCGGGCCTCGATCGTGAGGTCACGACCGGCCGCGGCGATTCCGGAAGCGGCAACTTCATCGACGGCCAGCTCGCCGCCGTGACGTCGTGGGGCGCCGGCAGCTCGAAGTTCGGCGCGATCGGGGGCTACGTGAGCCTGGTCGACACGCAGAACCGCGCGTTCATCACGTCGAACGCCGTCCCCGAGCCGTCGACGTACGTGCTGCTCGGCACCGGCCTCGTCGCGCTCGGCGTCGTCGCCCGCCGTCGCCGGCGCGCCTGA
- a CDS encoding phosphatase PAP2 family protein codes for MPRPAPSRRTLAALALLAASSASPLAAQSSTATSPPPMLGGTDAAIAGGFALGTLGAFALDRTLAERLQRPGVRRSRALSRTATVFRLAAQPGVLVGLPVVYLVGRATKQDGMADVGLHGTEAVAVALVSTTIVKAIVGRARPAVDVHDPSNVALLRGITRGGEFQSFPSGHATTAFAAAAALTAETVRRRPDARWLVGVPAYGAASLVGWSRMFDNRHWASDVVAGAGFGTLAGVAVVRYQHTRPRNRLDRWFLGASIDGRGAVPMAFVR; via the coding sequence ATGCCTCGCCCCGCGCCCAGCCGCCGCACGCTCGCCGCTCTCGCGCTGCTCGCCGCGTCGAGCGCGTCCCCGCTCGCCGCGCAGTCGTCGACGGCCACCTCGCCCCCACCGATGCTCGGCGGCACCGACGCCGCGATCGCCGGCGGCTTCGCGCTCGGCACGCTCGGCGCCTTCGCGCTCGACCGGACGCTGGCCGAGCGACTGCAGCGGCCCGGGGTGCGCAGGAGCCGCGCGCTGTCGCGCACCGCGACGGTGTTCCGGCTCGCCGCACAGCCCGGGGTCCTCGTGGGCCTCCCCGTCGTGTACCTGGTCGGTCGCGCGACGAAGCAGGATGGCATGGCCGACGTCGGGCTGCACGGGACCGAGGCCGTCGCCGTCGCGCTCGTGAGCACCACGATCGTGAAGGCGATCGTCGGTCGCGCGCGCCCGGCCGTCGACGTGCACGACCCGTCGAACGTGGCGCTCCTGCGTGGCATCACCCGCGGCGGCGAGTTCCAGTCGTTCCCGTCGGGTCACGCAACGACCGCGTTCGCCGCCGCGGCCGCGCTCACGGCGGAGACCGTGCGCCGCCGCCCGGACGCGCGGTGGCTCGTCGGCGTGCCCGCGTACGGCGCGGCGTCGCTCGTCGGCTGGTCGCGCATGTTCGACAACCGGCACTGGGCGAGTGACGTCGTCGCCGGCGCCGGGTTCGGCACGCTCGCCGGTGTCGCCGTCGTGCGCTACCAGCACACCCGCCCGCGCAACCGTCTGGACCGCTGGTTCCTCGGCGCATCGATCGACGGGCGCGGCGCCGTGCCGATGGCATTCGTGCGTTAG
- a CDS encoding M48 family metallopeptidase, producing MQITKVVTAVALLITVPVGAQPHHAATDAQEIALGAALADKFAAERGLVPRDDQDRRIEAYIQSVADSLGRHTRRRLPWTIHYDPHPGIHSGFALPGGHIVIWGGILSYMTTEDELAAIVAHEIEHIDDDQVSGRIDSLVRTKGRAVTDPSQWRWQEFGASYGETKENLCDYDGAKLAVQADYAPGAYETLLRSFVVLGEVHAPGTPAPKAITDRIEQIRAEIAEYHWEGLTKTRALRLPLSG from the coding sequence ATGCAGATCACGAAGGTCGTGACCGCGGTCGCCCTCCTGATCACCGTGCCGGTCGGCGCCCAGCCGCACCACGCGGCGACCGACGCGCAGGAGATCGCCCTCGGCGCGGCGCTCGCGGACAAGTTCGCGGCCGAGCGTGGGCTCGTGCCGCGGGACGACCAGGACCGGCGCATCGAGGCGTACATCCAGTCGGTCGCCGACTCGCTCGGGCGGCATACGCGCCGTCGGCTGCCGTGGACGATCCACTACGACCCGCACCCCGGGATCCACAGCGGCTTCGCGCTGCCGGGGGGACACATCGTGATCTGGGGCGGCATCCTCTCGTACATGACGACGGAGGACGAGCTGGCGGCGATCGTCGCGCACGAGATCGAGCACATCGACGACGACCAGGTCTCGGGACGCATCGACTCGCTCGTGCGCACGAAGGGGCGCGCCGTCACCGACCCGTCGCAGTGGCGGTGGCAGGAGTTCGGCGCGAGCTACGGCGAGACGAAGGAGAACCTGTGCGACTACGACGGCGCGAAGCTCGCCGTGCAGGCCGACTACGCGCCCGGCGCGTACGAGACGCTGCTCCGCTCGTTCGTCGTGCTCGGCGAGGTGCACGCGCCGGGCACGCCGGCGCCGAAGGCGATCACGGACCGCATCGAGCAGATCCGCGCCGAGATCGCGGAGTACCACTGGGAGGGGCTGACGAAGACGCGGGCGCTCAGGCTGCCGCTGTCCGGGTGA
- a CDS encoding N-acyl-D-amino-acid deacylase family protein, whose product MRSIRAARLPLALLLALAACAPRATRSSDGAPYDLVITGGRLVDGTGNPWQYGDVGVRGDRIVRVAPAGALAAAPTRTRVDARGLVVAPGFIDVQSHSWDALLWRDGRVVGKVAQGVTTEILGEATTPAPVNDAVQKLIEDGTTTPTEHALHERFRGARGFGAWLDAMDRHPKSVNVGSYLGAATVRAYAKGQAIGPASPAELDTMRRVVADAMKDGAFGVSSALIYPPGSYATTAELIAEAQAMAPYHGTYITHMRSEEDSLFEAMDEAFRIGREGGVPVIVYHLKAAGFRNWWKAPGMVAKIDSVRRAGGDVTASMYPYPASSNNLASCFPPWASENGRLLDNLKDPATRARIVREMTDTTRGSLELCQFAPGAVMAIGFTRPEYQRLNGLRLPEIAQALGTSWADAVVDLTIAERNRLSKITFGMDEKNVAMQLRRPWVMIGSDAGGFDPDSARGLTHPRAYGTFARVLGKYVREDSVLSLEDAVRRMTSLTAGRLGLRDRGLLREGFYADVVVFDPAIVADRATYTQPHQLAVGVRDVFVNGVGVWRDGRHTGATPGRAVRGPGWTGR is encoded by the coding sequence ATGCGCTCAATCCGCGCCGCGCGCCTCCCGCTCGCGCTGCTGCTCGCCCTCGCCGCCTGCGCCCCCCGCGCCACGCGCTCGTCCGACGGCGCGCCGTACGATCTCGTCATCACGGGCGGCCGCCTCGTCGACGGCACCGGCAACCCGTGGCAGTACGGCGACGTCGGCGTCCGCGGCGACCGCATCGTGCGCGTCGCCCCCGCCGGCGCGCTCGCCGCCGCGCCCACGCGCACCCGCGTCGACGCGCGCGGCCTCGTCGTCGCGCCGGGGTTCATCGACGTCCAGAGCCACTCGTGGGACGCGCTGCTGTGGCGCGACGGCCGGGTCGTCGGCAAGGTCGCCCAGGGCGTCACGACGGAGATCCTCGGCGAGGCGACGACGCCGGCGCCGGTGAACGACGCCGTCCAGAAGCTCATCGAGGATGGCACCACGACGCCCACCGAGCACGCGCTCCACGAGCGCTTCCGCGGTGCGCGCGGCTTTGGCGCGTGGCTCGACGCGATGGACCGCCACCCGAAGTCCGTCAACGTCGGCTCGTACCTCGGCGCCGCCACCGTGCGCGCGTACGCGAAGGGACAGGCGATCGGTCCCGCGTCGCCCGCGGAGCTCGACACCATGCGCCGCGTCGTCGCCGACGCGATGAAGGATGGCGCGTTCGGCGTGTCGAGTGCGCTGATCTACCCGCCGGGATCCTACGCCACGACCGCGGAGCTGATCGCCGAGGCGCAGGCGATGGCGCCGTACCACGGCACCTACATCACCCACATGCGCAGCGAGGAGGACTCGCTGTTCGAGGCGATGGACGAGGCGTTTCGCATCGGGCGCGAGGGCGGCGTGCCGGTGATCGTCTATCACCTCAAGGCGGCCGGCTTCCGCAACTGGTGGAAGGCGCCCGGCATGGTCGCGAAGATCGACTCCGTTAGGCGCGCGGGTGGGGACGTCACCGCGTCGATGTACCCGTACCCCGCATCGTCCAACAACCTCGCGTCGTGCTTCCCGCCGTGGGCGAGCGAGAACGGGCGCCTGCTCGACAACCTGAAGGATCCCGCCACCCGCGCGCGCATCGTGCGCGAGATGACCGACACCACGAGGGGCTCGCTCGAGCTCTGCCAGTTCGCGCCCGGCGCGGTGATGGCGATCGGCTTCACGCGCCCCGAGTACCAGAGGCTGAACGGGCTGCGCCTCCCCGAGATCGCGCAGGCGTTAGGCACGTCGTGGGCCGACGCCGTCGTCGACCTCACCATCGCGGAGCGGAACCGGCTGTCGAAGATCACGTTCGGCATGGACGAGAAGAACGTCGCCATGCAGCTCCGCCGGCCGTGGGTCATGATCGGCAGCGACGCGGGCGGCTTCGATCCCGACAGCGCGAGGGGGCTCACGCACCCGCGCGCCTACGGCACCTTCGCCCGCGTGCTCGGCAAGTACGTGCGCGAGGACTCCGTGCTGTCGCTCGAGGACGCCGTGCGGCGCATGACGTCGCTCACGGCCGGCCGCCTCGGCCTGCGCGACCGCGGGCTGCTGCGCGAGGGGTTCTACGCCGACGTGGTCGTGTTCGACCCGGCCATCGTCGCGGACCGGGCGACGTACACGCAGCCGCACCAGCTCGCGGTCGGTGTGCGCGACGTGTTCGTGAACGGTGTCGGCGTGTGGCGCGACGGCCGCCACACCGGGGCGACCCCGGGCCGAGCGGTGCGCGGGCCCGGATGGACCGGGCGCTAG
- a CDS encoding protease complex subunit PrcB family protein → MLPIDRLFRAASSDLTEPAELVVRDAASWEGTWERLTAATVPAPHRPAVDFSRDVVLVVAAGERPSGGWRVTVDAVRAAADGGLDVTYTVAGPAPECFTAQVITAPVDVVRVPRPAGTVRFAARTLLEPC, encoded by the coding sequence ATGCTCCCCATCGATCGACTGTTCCGCGCCGCGTCGAGCGATCTGACCGAGCCGGCGGAGCTCGTGGTGCGCGACGCCGCGTCGTGGGAAGGGACGTGGGAGCGGCTGACCGCGGCGACGGTCCCCGCGCCGCACCGGCCCGCGGTGGACTTCTCGCGTGACGTCGTGCTCGTCGTCGCCGCCGGCGAGCGGCCGTCCGGCGGCTGGCGCGTCACGGTCGACGCGGTGAGAGCGGCCGCCGACGGTGGGCTCGACGTGACCTACACCGTGGCTGGTCCGGCGCCGGAGTGCTTCACGGCGCAGGTCATCACCGCGCCGGTGGACGTCGTGCGCGTGCCGCGCCCCGCCGGCACGGTGCGGTTCGCGGCGCGCACGCTGCTCGAGCCGTGCTAG
- a CDS encoding M14 family metallopeptidase translates to MLQARSCRALGAALLLVAAPLATPLAATAQPSAARHITTPKEAFGFNVGDDYRLATYTQFEKYWRTIAAQSDRAKLVEIGKTEEGRPQLMMIVSSPANLARLDRYKEISRRLALGLARDSSEARALAREGKAVVWIDGGLHATEVLGAHQLIETSYHLLSRTDPETMRFLNDCIILLVHVNPDGMELVSNWYMKDADSTKRGMNIPRLYEKYAGHDDNRDFYMANLKETQNDNKVMYWEWFPQIVYNHHQTGPVGTVMFAPPFRDPFNYNYDPLVVMELDQVGSAMHSRFEAEGKPGVTMRSGSTYSTWWNGGLRTMPYFHNMVGLLTETIGNPTPQTIPFVPEQQLPRADLPYPIAPQAWHFRQSIDYSITANRAVLDLASRQKENFLFNIWRMARNSIERGSRDTWTTTPSELDSVKQIAAANAPPRQGGPVGDALGGGRPVPTELFTKFLRDPAKRDPRGYVIPSDQPDFPTAVRFVNALRYGGVTVLQATAPFTVNGKQYPANSFVVKAAQPFRPHVLDMFEPQDHPNDFAYPGGPPKRPYDNAGYTLAYQMGVQFDRILDGFDVPNAVEVKGLATVPAARVAAAPNASGFLVSHAMNNAFIAVNKALKAGADVYMLRSPLSANGKTYPAGTFWIASANGTPAMLQELARSQGVAFDAAAARPAADAQKLTPKRIALFDQYGGSMPSGWTRYLFEQYDFPFQLVYPKDLDAGNLAAKYDVIVFPSGTVPGVGGGRGGRGGGGFGGESDTTTIPAEFRARLGRVTPERTVPQIRKFLEDGGTVVAVGTSTALGYHLGLPLENALVESMANGTRELPAEKFYIPGSILRAAVDTTRPVSYGIGTGGEVDVFYDNSPAFRLKSDAAAQGVRPLAWFASASPLRSGWAWGQSYLNGAVAAAEAKVGKGTLYLFAPEITFRAQPYGTFKWLFNGIYTPTAPNAAM, encoded by the coding sequence ATGCTCCAGGCCCGATCCTGCCGCGCCCTCGGCGCCGCCCTGCTCCTCGTCGCGGCGCCGCTCGCGACGCCGCTCGCGGCGACCGCGCAGCCGAGCGCCGCACGCCACATCACCACGCCGAAGGAAGCGTTCGGCTTCAACGTCGGCGACGACTATCGCCTCGCGACCTACACCCAGTTCGAGAAGTACTGGCGCACCATCGCCGCGCAGTCCGACCGCGCGAAGCTCGTCGAGATCGGCAAGACCGAGGAAGGGCGGCCGCAGCTCATGATGATCGTCTCGAGCCCGGCGAACCTCGCGCGCCTCGACCGCTACAAGGAGATCTCGCGCCGCCTCGCGTTAGGCCTGGCGCGCGACTCGAGCGAGGCCCGCGCGCTCGCCCGCGAGGGGAAGGCCGTCGTGTGGATCGACGGCGGCCTCCACGCCACCGAGGTCCTCGGCGCGCACCAGCTCATCGAGACCTCGTACCATCTCCTGTCGCGCACCGACCCGGAGACCATGCGGTTCCTGAACGACTGCATCATCCTCCTCGTCCACGTGAACCCGGACGGGATGGAGCTCGTCTCCAACTGGTACATGAAGGACGCCGACTCCACGAAGCGCGGCATGAACATCCCGCGCCTCTACGAGAAGTACGCGGGGCACGACGACAACCGCGACTTCTACATGGCGAACCTCAAGGAGACGCAGAACGACAACAAGGTGATGTACTGGGAGTGGTTCCCGCAGATCGTCTACAACCACCACCAGACGGGCCCCGTCGGCACGGTGATGTTCGCGCCGCCGTTCCGCGACCCGTTCAACTACAACTACGATCCGCTCGTCGTCATGGAGCTCGACCAGGTCGGCTCCGCGATGCACTCGCGCTTCGAGGCCGAGGGCAAGCCGGGCGTCACGATGCGCTCGGGGTCGACGTATTCCACGTGGTGGAACGGCGGGCTCCGCACCATGCCGTACTTCCACAACATGGTCGGCCTCCTCACCGAGACGATCGGCAACCCCACGCCGCAGACGATCCCGTTCGTGCCCGAGCAGCAGCTGCCGCGCGCCGATCTGCCGTACCCGATCGCGCCGCAGGCGTGGCACTTCCGCCAGTCGATCGACTACTCGATCACGGCGAACCGCGCGGTGCTCGATCTCGCCAGCCGCCAGAAGGAGAACTTCCTGTTCAACATCTGGCGCATGGCGCGCAACTCCATCGAGCGCGGCAGCCGGGACACGTGGACGACGACGCCGAGCGAGCTCGATTCGGTGAAGCAGATCGCGGCCGCGAACGCGCCGCCGCGGCAGGGTGGTCCGGTGGGCGACGCGTTGGGCGGCGGCCGTCCGGTGCCGACGGAGCTGTTCACGAAGTTCCTCCGTGACCCGGCGAAGCGCGATCCGCGCGGCTACGTCATCCCGAGCGACCAGCCCGACTTCCCGACGGCGGTGCGGTTCGTGAACGCGCTGCGCTACGGCGGCGTCACGGTGCTGCAGGCCACCGCGCCGTTCACCGTGAACGGCAAGCAGTACCCGGCGAACAGCTTCGTCGTGAAGGCCGCGCAGCCGTTCCGGCCGCACGTGCTCGACATGTTCGAGCCGCAGGACCACCCGAACGACTTCGCGTACCCGGGCGGCCCGCCGAAGCGCCCGTACGACAACGCCGGCTACACGCTCGCCTACCAGATGGGCGTGCAGTTCGACCGCATCCTCGACGGCTTCGACGTGCCGAACGCGGTCGAGGTGAAGGGGCTCGCCACCGTGCCGGCCGCGCGCGTCGCCGCGGCGCCCAACGCGTCGGGCTTCCTCGTGAGCCACGCGATGAACAACGCGTTCATCGCCGTGAACAAGGCGCTGAAGGCCGGCGCCGACGTCTACATGCTCCGCTCGCCGCTCTCGGCGAACGGCAAGACGTATCCCGCCGGCACGTTCTGGATCGCGTCGGCGAACGGCACGCCCGCGATGCTGCAGGAGCTCGCCCGCTCGCAGGGCGTCGCGTTCGACGCCGCGGCCGCGCGCCCGGCCGCCGATGCGCAGAAGCTCACGCCGAAGCGCATCGCGCTGTTCGACCAGTACGGCGGCTCCATGCCCTCCGGCTGGACGCGCTACCTGTTCGAGCAGTACGACTTTCCGTTCCAGCTCGTCTACCCGAAGGACCTCGACGCCGGCAACCTCGCGGCGAAGTACGATGTGATCGTCTTCCCGTCGGGCACCGTGCCCGGCGTCGGCGGCGGGCGCGGAGGACGCGGCGGCGGCGGCTTCGGCGGCGAGTCGGACACGACGACCATCCCCGCCGAGTTCCGCGCGCGGCTCGGCCGCGTCACGCCGGAGAGGACCGTGCCGCAGATCAGGAAGTTCCTCGAGGACGGCGGCACCGTCGTCGCCGTCGGCACCTCGACGGCGTTAGGCTACCACCTCGGCCTGCCGCTCGAGAACGCGCTCGTCGAGTCGATGGCGAACGGCACGCGCGAGCTGCCGGCGGAGAAGTTCTACATCCCGGGCTCCATCCTCCGCGCCGCGGTCGACACCACCCGCCCGGTGTCGTACGGCATCGGCACGGGCGGCGAGGTGGACGTGTTCTACGACAACAGCCCCGCGTTCCGCCTGAAGTCCGACGCCGCCGCGCAGGGCGTGCGGCCGCTCGCGTGGTTCGCCTCCGCGTCGCCGCTGCGCAGCGGCTGGGCGTGGGGCCAGAGCTACCTGAACGGCGCCGTCGCCGCGGCGGAGGCGAAGGTGGGGAAGGGGACGCTGTATCTGTTCGCCCCCGAGATCACGTTCCGCGCCCAGCCGTACGGCACGTTCAAGTGGCTGTTCAACGGCATCTACACGCCGACGGCGCCTAACGCCGCGATGTAA
- a CDS encoding outer membrane protein, with protein sequence MSPRPHLAGGRVASIAIGALATLPLLAPRAQAQRHPPQPWERRSSPFVAIGGDGVYSSVRARASDPRIGDGYGFDVHASIGVSALGVGAGYQRTEHDLAGSTDHAIYSGYYLEPRVTLDLGAGNFTPYLAGRIGRTKVSSPTTLSSTATPLTGTTYAAGGGLQVWLARSLALDLGALWSRLDYGARESSARDVLRNGEDGVLVRAGVRLTP encoded by the coding sequence ATGTCTCCTCGCCCCCACCTCGCCGGTGGCCGCGTCGCGTCCATCGCGATCGGCGCCCTCGCCACGCTCCCGCTCCTGGCGCCCCGCGCCCAGGCCCAGCGGCATCCGCCGCAGCCGTGGGAGCGGCGCAGCTCCCCGTTCGTCGCCATCGGCGGCGACGGCGTGTACTCGTCCGTCCGCGCGCGAGCCTCCGACCCGCGGATCGGCGACGGCTACGGCTTCGACGTCCACGCGAGCATCGGCGTCAGCGCGCTCGGCGTCGGCGCCGGCTACCAGCGCACGGAGCACGATCTCGCGGGGTCCACGGACCACGCGATCTACTCGGGCTACTACCTCGAGCCGCGCGTGACGCTGGACCTCGGGGCGGGCAACTTCACGCCGTACCTCGCGGGACGCATCGGCCGCACGAAGGTGTCGTCGCCGACGACGCTGTCGAGCACCGCGACGCCGCTCACCGGCACCACGTACGCGGCGGGCGGCGGGCTGCAGGTGTGGCTCGCCCGGTCGCTCGCCCTCGACCTCGGCGCGCTCTGGTCGCGCCTCGACTACGGCGCCCGCGAATCCTCGGCGCGCGACGTCCTGCGGAACGGGGAGGACGGAGTGCTCGTGCGCGCGGGCGTGCGACTTACGCCGTGA
- a CDS encoding MBOAT family O-acyltransferase has translation MLFNSLAFLLFFPVVTGLYFALPHRWRAPLLLAASCVFYMAFVPAYIAILAFTIVVDYVAGIAIERAAGRARRWALGASIVANVGVLAVFKYYGFLAANLTSLGHALGLAPVFPALRMLLPIGLSFHTFQAMSYTIEVYRGTQRAERSLLTYALYVMFYPQLVAGPIERPQNLLHQFREPHGFEYARVRDGLLRMAVGMFKKVVLADTLAAQVNRVYEHPHAFGGPPLLIATVFFAFQIYWDFAGYSDIAIGSAQVMGFRLMENFRTPYFARSVGEFWRRWHVSLSTWFKDYVYIPLGGSRTTTVRHYANLLTVFAISGLWHGASWTYVVWGLLHGTYLVVGDATRPLRSAALRRLGLDRDRGVVRVGATLTTFALVTIAWVFFRATTFEQARYVLSHAIGPSAGADRAMWRAWAACAVMIAGAVAAERALARAGEPAEALESAEGVPATAGVQRLPAVLRYAVYYGLVYGCMLAARPDAPQFIYFQF, from the coding sequence ATGCTGTTCAACTCCCTGGCCTTCCTGCTGTTCTTCCCCGTCGTGACGGGGCTGTACTTCGCGCTGCCGCACCGCTGGCGCGCGCCGCTGCTGCTCGCGGCGAGCTGCGTGTTCTACATGGCGTTCGTGCCGGCGTACATCGCGATCCTCGCGTTCACGATCGTCGTGGACTACGTCGCCGGGATCGCGATCGAGCGGGCGGCGGGGCGTGCGCGCCGGTGGGCGCTCGGCGCCAGCATCGTCGCGAACGTCGGCGTGCTCGCGGTCTTCAAGTATTACGGCTTCCTCGCCGCGAACCTCACGTCGTTAGGCCATGCGCTCGGACTCGCGCCGGTGTTCCCGGCGCTGCGCATGCTGCTCCCGATCGGGCTCTCGTTCCACACGTTCCAGGCGATGAGCTACACGATCGAGGTGTACCGCGGCACGCAGCGCGCGGAGCGGAGCCTGCTCACGTACGCGCTGTACGTGATGTTCTACCCGCAGCTCGTCGCGGGCCCCATCGAGCGGCCGCAGAACCTGCTGCACCAGTTCCGCGAGCCGCACGGCTTCGAGTACGCGCGCGTACGCGACGGGCTGCTGCGCATGGCGGTCGGCATGTTCAAGAAGGTGGTGCTCGCGGACACGCTCGCCGCGCAGGTGAACCGCGTGTACGAGCACCCGCACGCGTTCGGCGGTCCGCCGCTGCTCATCGCGACGGTGTTCTTCGCGTTCCAGATCTACTGGGACTTCGCCGGCTACTCCGACATCGCGATCGGCAGCGCGCAGGTGATGGGGTTCCGGCTGATGGAGAACTTCCGCACGCCGTACTTCGCGCGTTCGGTGGGCGAGTTCTGGCGCCGGTGGCACGTCTCGCTGTCGACCTGGTTCAAGGACTACGTCTACATCCCGCTCGGTGGGAGCCGCACGACGACCGTCAGGCACTACGCGAACCTGCTGACGGTGTTCGCGATCAGCGGCCTGTGGCACGGCGCGAGCTGGACGTACGTCGTGTGGGGACTGCTCCACGGCACGTACCTCGTGGTCGGCGATGCGACGCGTCCGCTGCGGAGCGCGGCGCTGCGGCGGCTCGGGCTCGACCGCGACCGCGGCGTCGTCCGCGTCGGCGCCACGCTGACCACGTTCGCGCTCGTGACGATCGCGTGGGTGTTCTTCCGCGCCACGACGTTCGAGCAGGCGAGGTACGTCCTGTCGCACGCGATCGGGCCGAGCGCGGGCGCCGACCGCGCGATGTGGCGGGCGTGGGCGGCGTGTGCGGTGATGATCGCCGGCGCCGTGGCGGCCGAGCGCGCGCTCGCGCGCGCCGGCGAGCCGGCCGAGGCGCTGGAGTCGGCCGAGGGCGTGCCCGCGACGGCGGGCGTGCAGCGGCTGCCGGCGGTGCTCCGCTACGCCGTGTACTACGGGCTGGTCTACGGCTGCATGCTCGCGGCACGCCCCGATGCACCGCAGTTCATCTACTTCCAGTTCTGA
- a CDS encoding 2'-5' RNA ligase family protein, translated as MPGANGIFVLSEIGGPLGERIRDVQRRFDPKLARETPPHVTLVGSSGVGPIVPSTPVERIRDALKPIADTTPALELPFERPHRFMQTNIVVLPLDPHGPLRRLHDRIARSGLPFARAKFTFTPHATLSFYPTLSRDAFRELLGMRFDEPVRLDRMTVYHTRDPQPAVKLLELPFEGA; from the coding sequence GTGCCCGGCGCGAACGGCATCTTCGTCCTCAGCGAGATCGGCGGTCCGTTGGGCGAGCGGATCCGCGACGTGCAGCGGCGGTTCGACCCGAAGCTCGCGCGGGAGACGCCGCCGCACGTCACGCTCGTCGGCTCGTCGGGCGTCGGGCCGATCGTGCCGTCGACGCCCGTGGAGCGCATCCGAGACGCGCTGAAGCCGATCGCGGACACGACGCCCGCGCTGGAGCTGCCGTTCGAGCGGCCGCACCGGTTCATGCAGACCAACATCGTGGTGCTGCCGCTCGACCCGCACGGCCCACTGCGCCGGCTGCACGATCGCATCGCGCGCAGCGGGCTGCCGTTCGCGCGCGCGAAGTTCACGTTCACGCCGCACGCGACGCTCAGCTTCTATCCCACGCTGTCACGCGATGCGTTCCGCGAGCTGCTCGGCATGCGCTTCGACGAGCCGGTGCGGCTGGATCGCATGACCGTGTATCACACGCGCGACCCGCAGCCGGCGGTGAAGCTGCTGGAGCTGCCGTTCGAGGGAGCGTAG
- a CDS encoding PEP-CTERM sorting domain-containing protein: MRRTRLPFLAAALSTALATVPAHAKPPIAFTGSFTGTVVTATPGSCGPNQVDVNATFSGLFSPFGAATGTQAACVNLGTFDFTGGVFTLDFGGGNTLFGTSAGSFVMTAPQVFSGSSTIVIGGGTGMFTEATGTGTTRGTQNLAAGTVAFDATGTVAGPQLNAVPEPASLALLAGGLGAMAAIGRRRGRDG, from the coding sequence ATGCGACGGACCCGACTCCCATTCCTGGCGGCCGCTCTCTCCACGGCGCTCGCCACCGTGCCGGCGCACGCGAAGCCCCCGATCGCGTTCACGGGGAGCTTCACCGGCACCGTCGTCACGGCGACGCCCGGCAGCTGCGGCCCGAACCAGGTCGACGTGAACGCGACCTTCTCGGGTCTGTTCTCGCCGTTCGGCGCGGCGACGGGGACGCAGGCGGCGTGCGTCAACCTCGGCACGTTCGACTTCACGGGCGGCGTCTTCACGCTGGACTTCGGCGGCGGCAACACCCTGTTCGGCACGAGCGCGGGATCGTTCGTGATGACCGCGCCCCAGGTCTTCTCGGGCTCGTCGACGATCGTCATCGGCGGCGGCACCGGCATGTTCACCGAAGCCACCGGGACCGGCACGACGCGCGGCACGCAGAACCTCGCCGCGGGGACCGTCGCGTTCGACGCCACGGGCACGGTCGCCGGACCGCAGCTGAACGCCGTGCCGGAGCCGGCGAGTCTCGCGCTGCTCGCTGGCGGTCTCGGAGCGATGGCGGCGATCGGGCGGCGACGGGGACGGGACGGCTGA